From one Streptomyces sp. Q6 genomic stretch:
- a CDS encoding bi-domain-containing oxidoreductase has product MKQVVQNYKSGELALLDVPVPGCKPGGVLVRSAYSLISTGTELMKVSEAGMSMVGKARSRPDQVAKVMQSVATNGVPATYRKVMGKLDSYTPLGYSLCGVVEEVGAGVDDVKVGDLVSCAGNEHALHAELNWVPRNLYARVPEGLPARHAAFGTVGSIALQGVRQGEPQLGETALVIGLGLIGQLVVQLLAAAGVRVVGADPDPARCELAESLGATACGDPASAAVESAVADLTDGYGVDQVYLAAGGGSNQPVELAAKLSRDRGRVVDIGKCRLDLPWNAYYEKELDVRFSRSYGPGRYDPEYELEGRDYPIGYVRWTERRNLACFLDLMARGSVDVEPLVTHTADFDEAVETYQRLKDGELKAVTVLFRYPEQTDDGTPAAAPEVAVPTARVEASLARPAKTPVRLAFVGAGNYATSMLLPHLARREGVELATVVTTTALSAANAQQKFGFAEATTDLDAVLGDSSIDAVFVVTRHSSHAELTRQALLAGKAVFVEKPLALTEDDLAGVLAAVEESGNDRLQVGFNRRFAPLLQEAKQQFGARTGPASLRYLVNAGRLQHGSWYLRQSSEGSRFAGEGGHFIDTAGWLLDADPVSVYAVAPSGNDDLQVVLRYPDGSTATLSYLTTGPSGLPKETLDLVADGRALRLDDFVRASVYADGGSGRRKWVSSRLPKTRDKGQNAELAAFVRAVRTGGPMPVPLDSLVATTAATLAVQTALAGGAPVTLARTR; this is encoded by the coding sequence GTGAAACAGGTTGTGCAGAACTACAAGAGCGGCGAGCTGGCGCTGCTCGACGTCCCGGTGCCGGGGTGCAAGCCGGGCGGTGTGCTGGTCCGCAGCGCCTACTCGCTGATCTCCACCGGGACCGAGCTCATGAAGGTCTCCGAGGCCGGCATGTCGATGGTGGGCAAGGCGCGCTCCCGGCCCGACCAGGTCGCCAAGGTCATGCAGAGCGTGGCCACCAACGGCGTGCCCGCCACCTACCGCAAGGTGATGGGCAAGCTGGACTCCTACACCCCGCTCGGCTACTCGCTGTGCGGCGTGGTCGAGGAGGTCGGCGCCGGCGTCGACGACGTGAAGGTCGGCGACCTCGTCTCCTGCGCCGGCAACGAACACGCCCTGCACGCCGAGCTGAACTGGGTGCCGCGCAACCTCTACGCCCGGGTGCCCGAGGGCCTCCCGGCGCGTCATGCCGCCTTCGGCACCGTCGGGTCGATCGCGCTCCAGGGGGTGCGCCAGGGCGAGCCGCAGCTCGGCGAGACGGCCCTGGTCATCGGCCTGGGCCTGATCGGACAGCTGGTCGTGCAGCTCCTCGCCGCCGCGGGCGTCCGTGTCGTCGGCGCCGACCCGGACCCGGCGCGCTGCGAGCTGGCGGAGAGCCTCGGCGCCACGGCCTGCGGCGACCCCGCGTCCGCGGCCGTGGAGAGCGCTGTCGCGGACCTCACCGACGGGTACGGCGTGGACCAGGTGTACCTGGCCGCCGGTGGCGGCAGCAACCAACCCGTCGAGCTGGCCGCGAAGTTGAGCCGGGACCGCGGCCGGGTCGTCGACATCGGCAAGTGCCGCCTCGATCTCCCGTGGAACGCGTACTACGAGAAGGAGCTCGACGTCCGGTTCTCCCGCTCGTACGGCCCCGGCCGCTACGACCCGGAGTACGAACTGGAGGGGCGCGACTACCCGATCGGCTACGTGCGCTGGACCGAGCGCCGCAACCTGGCGTGCTTCCTCGACCTCATGGCGCGCGGCAGCGTCGACGTCGAGCCGCTGGTCACCCACACCGCGGACTTCGACGAGGCCGTCGAGACGTACCAGCGGCTGAAGGACGGCGAGTTGAAGGCCGTGACCGTCCTGTTCCGCTACCCCGAGCAGACCGATGACGGCACGCCTGCGGCGGCCCCGGAGGTGGCCGTGCCCACGGCGCGCGTCGAGGCGAGCTTGGCCCGGCCCGCGAAGACGCCGGTGCGCCTCGCGTTCGTCGGCGCGGGCAACTACGCCACGTCGATGCTGCTGCCGCACCTGGCCCGGCGCGAGGGCGTCGAGCTGGCCACGGTCGTCACCACGACGGCGCTGTCCGCGGCCAACGCACAGCAGAAGTTCGGCTTCGCCGAGGCGACCACCGACCTCGACGCCGTCCTCGGCGACTCGTCCATCGACGCGGTGTTCGTCGTCACCCGGCACAGCTCGCACGCCGAACTGACCCGGCAGGCACTCCTCGCCGGGAAGGCCGTGTTCGTGGAGAAGCCCCTGGCCCTCACCGAGGACGACCTGGCCGGCGTCCTCGCCGCGGTCGAGGAGTCCGGCAACGACCGCCTCCAGGTCGGCTTCAACCGCCGTTTCGCGCCGCTCCTCCAGGAGGCGAAGCAGCAGTTCGGCGCCCGGACGGGTCCGGCGAGCCTGCGCTACCTGGTGAACGCGGGACGGTTGCAGCACGGCAGTTGGTACCTGCGGCAGAGCAGTGAGGGCTCGCGGTTCGCCGGCGAGGGCGGGCACTTCATCGACACGGCCGGCTGGCTGCTCGACGCCGACCCGGTCTCCGTGTACGCGGTCGCCCCGTCCGGCAACGACGACCTCCAGGTCGTCCTGCGCTACCCCGACGGATCCACCGCCACCCTCAGCTACCTCACCACCGGCCCCTCCGGCCTCCCCAAGGAGACCCTGGACCTGGTGGCCGACGGACGCGCGCTGCGGCTCGACGACTTCGTCCGCGCCTCCGTGTACGCGGACGGCGGGTCCGGCCGCAGGAAGTGGGTCAGCTCGCGGCTGCCCAAGACCCGGGACAAGGGCCAGAACGCCGAACTGGCCGCCTTCGTCAGGGCCGTGCGGACCGGCGGACCGATGCCCGTACCGCTCGACTCCCTCGTCGCCACCACGGCGGCCACGCTCGCCGTGCAGACCGCGCTGGCCGGTGGCGCTCCGGTGACGTTGGCGAGGACGCGATGA
- a CDS encoding alginate lyase family protein encodes MSVTAGSPAWYLRRLSRMGPREVAGRAGDAVRRRRWRTARPACPTVTDARFTAVLPAGAIAAIPPDAAKRLVAEADRLMYGHVEYFGVVRDDLVDPDWWHDPKTGRRAPFGYCFGVPYRDEEAVGDIKQIWELSRHQYLTVLAAAYAVTGDDRYAERVADHLRSWWAANPPLRGVHWISGIELGIRLLSWVWVRRLLDGWPGAAALFEQNPVAVQQIWHHQRWLAAFPSRGSSANNHVIAEAAGQLSAACAFDWFPSSARWRAGALRSLERNLRANTFLSGINRELASEYHGLVLELGLAALAEADAADVTVPATVRLVLLRMTDALAAVVDNRLRPPRQGDADDGHGLVVDGAGTDRWGSLLATGDAVFGRLDWWPDVTGTDVRTPLLAALVKPGEPAATRPASRPAHFADAGLTILRGPEEIWCRCDGGPHGFLSIAAHAHADALSVEVRHDGVDVLADPGTYCYHGQPEWRQYFRSTLGHNTLCLDGADQSVSGGPFLWTRHAESRVLVADTDAPVARWCAEHDGYQDAVHRRQVELTPAEREVKVIDEVRGPGRSVQLAFHLGPTVSADLVDHRARLTWTRDGEERSAVLDLPAELSWQAHSGESEPPLGWYSAGFGRKEPATTLVGTGTRSADGTDGFTTVLRFHG; translated from the coding sequence ATGAGCGTCACCGCGGGAAGCCCGGCCTGGTACCTCCGGCGGCTGTCCCGGATGGGGCCGCGGGAGGTCGCGGGCCGGGCGGGCGACGCGGTGCGCCGACGCCGCTGGCGCACGGCGCGGCCGGCCTGTCCGACCGTGACCGACGCCCGGTTCACCGCGGTCCTGCCGGCGGGGGCGATCGCCGCGATCCCGCCGGACGCCGCGAAACGCCTCGTCGCCGAGGCGGACCGGCTGATGTACGGGCACGTCGAGTACTTCGGCGTGGTCCGCGACGACCTCGTCGACCCGGACTGGTGGCACGACCCGAAGACCGGGCGCAGAGCGCCGTTCGGCTACTGCTTCGGCGTGCCCTACCGCGACGAGGAGGCCGTCGGCGACATCAAGCAGATCTGGGAGCTGTCCCGGCACCAGTACCTGACCGTCCTCGCCGCCGCCTACGCGGTCACCGGCGACGACCGGTACGCCGAGCGCGTCGCCGACCATCTGCGCTCCTGGTGGGCGGCCAACCCGCCGCTGCGCGGAGTGCACTGGATCAGCGGCATCGAGCTGGGCATCCGGCTGCTGTCCTGGGTGTGGGTCAGACGGCTCCTCGACGGCTGGCCCGGCGCGGCCGCGCTGTTCGAGCAGAACCCGGTGGCGGTGCAGCAGATCTGGCACCACCAGCGCTGGCTCGCCGCCTTCCCCAGCCGGGGCTCCTCGGCGAACAACCACGTCATCGCCGAGGCCGCCGGGCAGTTGTCGGCCGCCTGCGCGTTCGACTGGTTCCCCTCGTCGGCGCGCTGGCGGGCCGGGGCCCTGCGGTCCCTGGAGCGCAACCTGCGCGCCAACACCTTCCTGTCAGGCATCAACCGCGAACTGGCCAGCGAGTATCACGGCCTCGTCCTGGAGCTCGGCCTGGCCGCGCTGGCCGAGGCCGACGCCGCCGACGTCACCGTCCCCGCGACGGTCCGGCTCGTCCTGCTGCGGATGACCGACGCCCTCGCGGCCGTCGTCGACAACCGGCTGCGGCCCCCGCGCCAAGGGGACGCGGACGACGGGCACGGGCTCGTCGTCGACGGCGCGGGCACCGACCGCTGGGGTTCGCTCCTCGCCACCGGGGACGCGGTGTTCGGCCGCCTCGACTGGTGGCCGGACGTGACCGGCACCGATGTGCGCACCCCGCTGCTCGCCGCGCTCGTCAAGCCCGGCGAGCCGGCCGCGACCCGGCCGGCGAGCCGCCCGGCCCACTTCGCCGACGCGGGGCTCACCATCCTGCGCGGGCCCGAGGAGATCTGGTGCCGCTGCGACGGCGGCCCGCACGGCTTCCTGTCCATCGCCGCGCACGCCCACGCGGACGCCTTGTCCGTCGAGGTCCGGCACGACGGGGTCGACGTGCTCGCCGACCCGGGCACGTACTGCTACCACGGGCAGCCCGAGTGGCGGCAGTACTTCCGGTCGACCCTCGGCCACAACACCCTGTGCCTGGACGGTGCGGACCAGTCCGTGTCCGGCGGACCGTTTCTGTGGACCCGGCACGCCGAGAGCCGCGTCCTGGTCGCCGACACCGACGCGCCGGTGGCCCGCTGGTGCGCCGAGCACGACGGCTACCAGGACGCCGTGCACCGCCGCCAGGTGGAACTCACGCCCGCGGAGCGGGAGGTGAAGGTGATCGACGAGGTGCGCGGCCCCGGCCGGTCCGTGCAGCTCGCCTTCCACCTCGGCCCGACGGTCTCCGCTGACCTGGTCGACCACCGGGCCCGGCTCACCTGGACCCGGGACGGCGAGGAGCGTTCGGCGGTGCTCGACCTGCCCGCGGAGCTGTCCTGGCAGGCGCACTCCGGCGAGAGCGAGCCGCCGCTCGGCTGGTACTCCGCCGGATTCGGACGCAAGGAGCCCGCCACCACGCTCGTCGGCACCGGTACCCGTTCCGCCGACGGCACGGACGGTTTCACCACCGTGCTCAGGTTCCACGGCTAG
- a CDS encoding right-handed parallel beta-helix repeat-containing protein produces the protein MASLALVLLAATGCDSTPRQADAKPSAAPTATPVARVCAAPEAGPAKAPKGAITVDPGVVGDLEKKTKKNPPDTTFWLEPGKHRLEPDRYAQVIPKKGNRYLGAPGAVLDGGKKNQYAFGGDAPNVTIRYLTVQHFNAPHDEGVVNHDSADGWVIEHATIQYNSAAGLMAGARQQVRASCLRENGQYGMNAYKGNGRLTGLVIEGNEIVGNNTGDWERKREGCGCTGGVKFWAVNGADVRGNWVHDNRGTGLWADTNNNDFRIEKNVIEGNDGAALIYETSYNAVIRNNMIRRNNWVEGRRQAKDGDNFPFATLYVSESGGEPRVRARTDKIEIYGNVLENNWSGITLWENADRFCNSPANTSSGDCTLLVKSTDRCAKPAIAKPPLYADCRWKTQRVDIHDNRFVLDKSVVKCTEKCDRMAVLANFGTYPDWSPYKGEKVAEAITRKQGNRWHDNTYVGAWKFVAQDTSQVITSHRWQGTSFRQDAGSTFRARAGG, from the coding sequence ATGGCATCGCTGGCGCTGGTCCTGCTGGCCGCGACCGGCTGCGACAGCACACCGCGGCAGGCGGACGCCAAGCCGAGCGCCGCGCCGACGGCCACACCCGTGGCACGGGTGTGCGCCGCGCCGGAGGCCGGACCGGCTAAGGCGCCGAAGGGCGCGATCACGGTCGACCCCGGGGTCGTCGGCGACCTGGAGAAGAAGACCAAGAAGAACCCGCCGGACACCACCTTCTGGCTCGAGCCGGGCAAGCACCGGCTCGAACCCGACCGGTACGCCCAGGTCATCCCCAAGAAGGGGAACCGCTACCTGGGCGCGCCCGGCGCCGTGCTCGACGGCGGGAAGAAGAACCAGTACGCGTTCGGCGGCGACGCCCCGAACGTCACGATCCGCTACCTGACCGTCCAGCACTTCAACGCCCCGCACGACGAGGGCGTCGTCAACCACGACTCGGCCGACGGGTGGGTCATCGAGCACGCGACGATCCAGTACAACTCCGCCGCCGGCCTGATGGCCGGCGCCCGCCAGCAGGTCCGCGCCAGCTGCCTGCGCGAGAACGGCCAGTACGGCATGAACGCGTACAAGGGCAACGGCCGGCTCACCGGCCTGGTGATCGAGGGCAACGAGATCGTCGGCAACAACACCGGCGACTGGGAGCGCAAGCGCGAGGGCTGCGGCTGCACCGGCGGTGTGAAGTTCTGGGCCGTCAACGGCGCCGACGTGCGCGGGAACTGGGTGCACGACAACCGGGGCACCGGCCTGTGGGCGGACACCAACAACAACGACTTCCGCATCGAGAAGAACGTGATCGAGGGCAATGACGGCGCCGCCCTGATCTACGAGACCAGCTACAACGCGGTGATCCGGAACAACATGATCCGGCGGAACAACTGGGTCGAGGGCCGCCGGCAGGCCAAGGACGGCGACAACTTCCCGTTCGCCACCCTCTACGTGTCCGAGTCCGGCGGCGAACCCCGGGTCAGGGCCCGCACCGACAAGATCGAGATCTACGGCAACGTCCTGGAGAACAACTGGTCGGGGATCACCCTGTGGGAGAACGCCGACCGGTTCTGCAACAGCCCGGCCAACACCTCGTCCGGGGACTGCACCCTGCTCGTGAAGAGCACCGACCGGTGCGCGAAGCCCGCCATCGCCAAGCCGCCGCTGTACGCCGACTGCCGGTGGAAGACCCAGCGGGTGGACATCCACGACAACCGCTTCGTGCTCGACAAGTCCGTCGTCAAGTGCACGGAGAAGTGCGACCGCATGGCGGTCCTCGCCAACTTCGGCACCTATCCGGACTGGTCGCCGTACAAGGGCGAGAAGGTGGCCGAGGCGATCACCCGCAAGCAGGGCAACCGCTGGCACGACAACACCTATGTCGGGGCGTGGAAGTTCGTCGCCCAGGACACCAGCCAGGTCATCACCTCCCACCGGTGGCAGGGCACGTCCTTCCGGCAGGACGCGGGCAGCACCTTCCGCGCACGGGCCGGTGGTTGA
- a CDS encoding O-antigen ligase domain-containing protein: MSDDLRHGPGTPKIIGAVWGLLILNTLGSAGAKTIVPLPRSLIQMVTMGALVAAFALALAVNLRLTVRPSAYVSLLTLILVPSVVASADLESGFGALFRCARFALFVATLWLLSRWWDGDLTFVRHHIRMYFVVLGSVAAGLVISPGAALPELYGGRLVGALWPLTPPQIGQYAAVIIGLTVLLLIGRRTDRASATFVIVPSLVLLALTHTRTATLGLFIGLALAIGSLLLTSAAARRFFTWAVVIAVVAAVGFASALQAWFLRGQTQENFSNLTGRAKVWDALLAAPRSSADMAFGTGLGDKSFGGLPIDNSWLAVYHEQGLMGVSLVAAVFLALGGVALLRPPSLQRACAIFLISYCAIASYTEAGLGDASPYLLHLALAASLLATPAAKAPAAPPELFAPAPQRRPVPRWARDREVT, from the coding sequence ATGAGCGACGACCTGCGGCACGGGCCCGGCACACCGAAGATCATCGGGGCGGTGTGGGGGCTGCTGATCCTCAACACCCTCGGCTCCGCCGGCGCGAAGACCATCGTCCCGCTGCCCCGTTCGCTCATCCAGATGGTCACGATGGGCGCGCTGGTCGCCGCCTTCGCCCTCGCGCTCGCCGTCAATCTGCGACTGACCGTGCGCCCCAGCGCGTACGTGTCCCTGCTCACCCTGATCCTGGTACCGAGCGTCGTCGCCAGCGCCGACCTGGAGTCCGGGTTCGGGGCGCTGTTCCGCTGCGCGCGGTTCGCGCTGTTCGTCGCCACGCTGTGGCTGCTCAGCCGCTGGTGGGACGGCGACCTGACGTTCGTACGGCACCACATTCGGATGTACTTCGTGGTGCTCGGATCGGTGGCCGCGGGGCTGGTCATCTCGCCGGGCGCGGCCCTGCCCGAACTCTACGGAGGGCGGCTGGTCGGCGCGTTGTGGCCGCTCACCCCGCCGCAGATCGGACAGTACGCCGCGGTGATCATCGGGCTCACCGTGCTGCTCCTCATCGGCCGCAGGACCGACCGGGCCAGCGCGACGTTCGTCATCGTGCCCTCGCTCGTCCTGCTCGCCCTGACCCACACCCGGACGGCGACGCTCGGCCTGTTCATCGGACTCGCCCTCGCCATCGGCTCGCTCCTGCTGACCAGCGCGGCCGCCCGCCGCTTCTTCACCTGGGCGGTGGTGATCGCCGTCGTCGCCGCCGTGGGGTTCGCCTCCGCGCTCCAGGCCTGGTTCCTGCGCGGACAGACCCAGGAGAACTTCTCCAACCTCACCGGCCGGGCCAAGGTCTGGGACGCGCTCCTCGCGGCACCCCGGTCGAGCGCGGACATGGCGTTCGGCACCGGCCTCGGCGACAAGTCGTTCGGCGGGCTGCCGATCGACAACAGCTGGCTGGCCGTCTACCACGAACAGGGCCTGATGGGCGTCAGTCTCGTCGCGGCCGTCTTCCTCGCCCTGGGCGGCGTCGCCCTGCTGCGGCCGCCGTCGCTGCAACGAGCCTGCGCGATCTTCCTGATCAGCTACTGCGCGATCGCCTCGTACACCGAGGCGGGGCTCGGCGACGCCTCGCCGTACCTGCTCCATCTGGCTCTGGCCGCCTCGCTGTTGGCGACCCCGGCCGCGAAGGCTCCGGCCGCGCCGCCCGAACTCTTCGCACCCGCGCCCCAACGACGACCTGTCCCGCGCTGGGCCCGGGATCGGGAGGTGACCTGA
- a CDS encoding glycosyltransferase, producing the protein MHILVVHNRYASAQPSGENKVVDQEVELLRSGGHRVDVFERRSDDIAGRSLLSKAALPLLVPWNPAVRTELAARLRADRPDVVHVHNVFPLLSPAVIAACADVGVPAVATLHNYTQICPPGTLQRDGKPCTECVGSTPLPAVRHGCYRGSRLATVPLAVSLSANRRRWWSGVERFLCISAAQRDVLVRAGMPAGRLAVKHNFVPEPGVLRTGEGEHVLFLGRLAEAKGVRLLMTAWDELAAHGGVGVPLVIAGAGPLEPEVTAWAAGRDDVRCVGLYDTARCREAIARSVAVVAPSTWLEAFGLVVVEAMAAGVPVVAAGHGAFVELVEDGKTGLLHQPGDASSLAAGIRRIADEPALGREMGRAARSRYEQGFSPAVGLERLLEEYRTAIAGRSVLTRGGDTRASRGDGDSR; encoded by the coding sequence ATGCACATCCTCGTGGTGCACAACCGCTACGCCTCGGCACAGCCGAGCGGCGAGAACAAGGTCGTCGATCAGGAGGTGGAGCTGCTGCGCTCCGGCGGCCACCGGGTCGACGTCTTCGAGCGGCGCAGCGACGACATCGCCGGCCGGTCCCTGCTGAGCAAGGCCGCCCTGCCACTGCTCGTGCCGTGGAACCCGGCCGTGCGCACCGAACTCGCCGCCCGGCTGCGCGCCGACCGGCCGGACGTCGTGCACGTCCACAACGTCTTCCCGCTGCTGTCGCCCGCGGTCATCGCCGCCTGCGCCGACGTCGGCGTGCCCGCCGTCGCCACGCTGCACAACTACACCCAGATCTGCCCGCCCGGCACGCTTCAGCGCGACGGCAAACCGTGCACCGAGTGCGTCGGGTCGACGCCGCTGCCCGCCGTCCGCCACGGCTGCTACCGCGGCTCCCGGCTGGCGACGGTGCCGCTCGCGGTCAGCCTGTCGGCCAACCGGCGGCGCTGGTGGTCGGGCGTCGAGCGGTTCCTGTGCATCTCCGCGGCGCAGCGCGACGTCCTCGTACGCGCCGGAATGCCGGCCGGCCGCCTCGCGGTGAAGCACAACTTCGTACCGGAACCGGGGGTCCTGCGGACCGGGGAGGGCGAGCACGTGCTGTTCCTCGGCCGGCTCGCGGAGGCCAAGGGCGTACGGCTGCTCATGACCGCGTGGGACGAACTCGCCGCGCACGGCGGGGTGGGCGTCCCGCTCGTCATCGCCGGCGCGGGACCGCTGGAGCCGGAGGTCACCGCGTGGGCGGCGGGCCGGGACGACGTGCGGTGCGTCGGCCTGTACGACACGGCGCGGTGCCGGGAGGCGATCGCCCGGTCGGTCGCGGTCGTCGCGCCGTCGACCTGGCTGGAGGCGTTCGGCCTCGTGGTCGTCGAGGCGATGGCGGCCGGGGTCCCGGTCGTCGCCGCGGGCCACGGCGCGTTCGTCGAACTCGTCGAGGACGGGAAGACCGGGCTGCTGCACCAGCCCGGCGACGCGTCCTCGCTCGCGGCCGGCATCCGCCGGATCGCGGACGAACCGGCCCTGGGCCGGGAGATGGGCCGGGCGGCCCGGAGCCGGTACGAGCAGGGCTTCAGCCCGGCCGTCGGCCTGGAGCGCCTGCTGGAGGAGTACCGCACCGCGATCGCGGGTCGGTCAGTACTGACTCGGGGCGGGGACACCCGCGCGAGCAGGGGGGATGGGGACAGTAGATGA
- a CDS encoding class I SAM-dependent methyltransferase — protein sequence MTRCRLCGSHATASVVDLGATPPCESFLAADQLDKPETTFPLHLRVCTDCWLAQIPPLITPEETFSEYAYFSSFSTSWVEHARTFVADAVDKAGLGADAFVVEVASNDGYLLKHVVDRGIRCLGVEPSVNVGAAARDAGVPTLTAFLSPETGAEVRAEHGPANLVVANNVYAHIPDVVGFTQGLRALVADDGWVSIEVQHLLTLIEENQYDTIYHEHFQYYTVASAIRALASGGLALVDVELLPTHGGSIRLWARPAEAAGEPSQRVADVLAREKAAGLQELSGYTEFSARVAKVRRDLLTFLVEAAEQGRTVVGYGAPGKGNTLLNHCGIRPDLLAYTVDRNPYKHGRFTPGTRIPILPPEQIADDKPDYVLVLPWNLREELVEQLAYVHEWGGRLVFPIPELSIVEVKR from the coding sequence ATGACACGATGCCGACTCTGCGGCTCGCACGCGACGGCGAGCGTCGTCGACCTCGGGGCGACGCCGCCGTGCGAGAGCTTTCTCGCCGCCGACCAACTGGACAAGCCGGAAACGACGTTCCCGCTGCACCTGCGGGTCTGCACCGACTGCTGGCTGGCGCAGATACCGCCGCTGATCACGCCGGAGGAGACGTTCAGCGAGTACGCGTACTTCTCCTCCTTCTCGACCTCCTGGGTGGAGCACGCGCGCACGTTCGTCGCCGACGCGGTCGACAAGGCGGGCCTGGGAGCCGACGCCTTCGTGGTGGAGGTCGCCAGCAACGACGGCTACCTGCTGAAGCACGTGGTGGACCGCGGGATCCGCTGCCTCGGCGTCGAACCCTCGGTGAACGTCGGCGCCGCCGCGCGCGACGCCGGGGTGCCGACGCTCACCGCGTTCCTGAGCCCGGAGACCGGCGCCGAGGTCCGCGCCGAGCACGGCCCGGCGAACCTGGTCGTGGCCAACAACGTGTACGCGCACATCCCTGACGTCGTCGGCTTCACCCAGGGACTGCGCGCCCTGGTCGCCGACGACGGCTGGGTCTCCATCGAGGTGCAGCACCTGCTGACCCTGATCGAGGAGAACCAGTACGACACGATCTACCACGAGCACTTCCAGTACTACACGGTCGCCTCCGCGATCCGGGCGCTCGCGAGCGGCGGACTCGCCCTGGTGGACGTCGAGTTGCTGCCCACGCACGGCGGCTCCATCCGGCTGTGGGCCCGGCCCGCCGAAGCGGCCGGCGAGCCGTCGCAGCGGGTGGCCGACGTGCTGGCCAGGGAGAAGGCCGCCGGTCTCCAGGAGCTCTCCGGGTACACCGAGTTCTCCGCCCGGGTGGCCAAGGTCCGCCGCGACCTGCTCACCTTCCTCGTCGAGGCGGCCGAGCAGGGCAGGACGGTCGTCGGCTACGGCGCCCCCGGCAAGGGCAACACCCTGCTCAACCACTGCGGGATCCGGCCCGACCTGCTCGCGTACACCGTGGACCGCAACCCGTACAAGCACGGCAGGTTCACCCCGGGCACCCGCATCCCGATCCTGCCGCCCGAGCAGATCGCCGACGACAAACCGGACTACGTCCTCGTCCTCCCGTGGAACCTGCGGGAGGAACTCGTCGAGCAACTCGCGTACGTGCACGAATGGGGCGGCCGCCTGGTCTTCCCCATCCCGGAACTCAGCATTGTCGAGGTCAAGCGATGA